The genomic window ATTTTTAAGAACAGAACCTGCAGGGACATCAATAATAATGTCTGCACCATCTTTTCCTTTCTTCTTTGCTCCTTGTCCGTTCTCACCGCTGTCTGCCTTAAAAATCTGGTTTTTGGAGTATCGCGAAAGTATCCCTATATCTCTCACTGCTCTGAAATACACATTTCCACCATCCCCACCGTCACCGCCATCTGGTCCGCCTTTTGGAACAAATTTTGCTCGGAGCCAATGGACGATACCGTTACCACCATCTCCAGCTTTTACCGATACAGTGAGTTCATCAACAAGCATATATCATTCAAGAGAAATTTTTGCTAATGCAAGTGCCCCATCGCATGTCTTTGCCACCGACAAAAACCCATTATTATGACAGAAAATAGAACCTTCAACACCTGTTACTTGCTCAAGCTCTTTTCCTCTTTTGCCTCTCCACTCTTTAGGAAATGGTTTTTTAACGGCATACATATCGTTTGAATCAAAATCTCTCGCGGCGACCACAACCCAATGACCTTCACTATCACCAAACACGGCATAAAGAACATCCTTGTATTCACGAAGAATTTCTTTATACGGACATCTGCAATGGAACAGGACTATATTTTTATGCTCTCTATTCTCAAATGCCTCTCTTACCGTGGGCTCTGTTTTTTCTCGCGTTTTTTGTCGTAGGACTTCCCTGTTTATCAAAACTTCTGCAAGGTCAACTGCTTTCAAAAACATGTCATCTACATTCTTGCCTTCTTCGTCTATGTTTAGATTGAAAGAATCTATGACCTCATCAATGGTGTAAATAGACACATCATCTCTTTTAGGGATCGCCACCGAAACGCCACAATCACGAGAATCTACAAAAGAGACCATCTTCCTGTCTATCGCTTCTGCATTTTTTTTAGAACCAGCAATTATTTCACCAAATTTAAGCCACACCAAGCCAAAAGTCGCGTA from Candidatus Campbellbacteria bacterium includes these protein-coding regions:
- a CDS encoding MYG1 family protein; translation: MKTLITHGSKFHPDEVFGTAAIRIVEGGDINIIRTRDPKLFDQADYLLDVGGVYDPEKNRFDHHQEGGAGKRQSGIPYATFGLVWLKFGEIIAGSKKNAEAIDRKMVSFVDSRDCGVSVAIPKRDDVSIYTIDEVIDSFNLNIDEEGKNVDDMFLKAVDLAEVLINREVLRQKTREKTEPTVREAFENREHKNIVLFHCRCPYKEILREYKDVLYAVFGDSEGHWVVVAARDFDSNDMYAVKKPFPKEWRGKRGKELEQVTGVEGSIFCHNNGFLSVAKTCDGALALAKISLE